In Cupriavidus taiwanensis, the following proteins share a genomic window:
- a CDS encoding ABC transporter permease encodes MMPPADRNGAPPAPGFDSQLLRAPPNRFDLALLPIILAVIVMIAFAAQQMNAPFRPDQPLAVHLDVAYLPYYLMRTSVRMLAALAASLLFSLAFAALASKSRAAEKVLVPALDILQSIPVLGFLSITVTGFIALFPGNLAGVECAAIFAIFTSQAWNMAFSLYQSFRTIPGDLLEAAAMFRLSPWQRFWRLEVPYAMPGLLWNMMMSMSGGWFFVVASEAISVSGHDIRLPGIGSYIALAIQQQDLAAIGWAIVAMLVGILLYDQLLFRPLVAWADRFRFETLAQDKLPQSWLLDLLRRSAWVGALLAQAAALAARTLAWGARSRMPAAARPVDPRRALWLGRARDTAIVLVALAALLRVGYFVHSEVGWAEVLHVLWLGTLTMARVIVLIALAALVWVPIGIRIGLNPDLARIAQPIAQFLAAFPANLMFPLAVMLIARFGLNPEIWLSPLLIFGTQWYILFNVIAGASGIPTELRLAARNFGLRGWLLWRRFLIPAVFPSLLTGLVTAAGGSWNASIVSEYVTWGDRTIVATGLGSYIAETTARGDFPRIALGIVVMALFVVGFNRLLWNRLYQLAQERTRL; translated from the coding sequence ATGATGCCACCCGCCGACCGCAACGGGGCCCCGCCCGCCCCTGGCTTTGACAGCCAGCTGCTGCGCGCCCCGCCCAACCGCTTCGACCTGGCGCTGCTGCCGATCATCCTGGCCGTGATCGTGATGATCGCGTTCGCCGCGCAGCAGATGAATGCCCCGTTCCGGCCCGACCAGCCGCTGGCGGTGCACCTGGACGTGGCCTACCTGCCCTATTACCTGATGCGCACCAGCGTGCGCATGCTGGCCGCGCTGGCGGCGTCGCTGCTGTTCTCGCTGGCCTTCGCCGCGCTGGCGTCGAAGAGCCGCGCCGCCGAGAAGGTGCTGGTGCCCGCGCTGGATATCCTGCAGTCGATCCCGGTGCTGGGCTTCCTGTCCATCACCGTGACCGGCTTCATCGCCCTCTTTCCGGGCAACCTGGCCGGCGTGGAGTGCGCGGCGATCTTTGCCATCTTCACCTCGCAGGCCTGGAACATGGCGTTCAGCCTGTACCAGTCGTTCCGCACCATTCCGGGCGACCTGCTCGAGGCCGCGGCGATGTTCCGGCTGTCGCCGTGGCAGCGCTTCTGGCGGCTGGAAGTGCCGTACGCCATGCCGGGGCTGCTGTGGAACATGATGATGTCGATGTCGGGCGGCTGGTTCTTCGTGGTCGCGTCCGAGGCCATCTCGGTATCGGGCCACGATATCCGGCTGCCCGGCATCGGCTCCTATATCGCGCTGGCGATCCAGCAGCAGGACCTGGCCGCGATCGGCTGGGCCATCGTTGCGATGCTGGTGGGCATCCTGCTGTACGACCAGCTGCTGTTCCGCCCGCTGGTGGCCTGGGCCGACCGCTTCCGCTTCGAGACCCTGGCGCAGGACAAGCTGCCGCAGTCGTGGCTGCTGGACCTGCTGCGCCGCTCGGCGTGGGTGGGCGCGCTGCTGGCGCAGGCCGCGGCGCTGGCCGCGCGCACGCTGGCGTGGGGCGCGCGCTCGCGCATGCCGGCAGCGGCCCGCCCGGTCGATCCGCGCCGGGCGTTATGGCTGGGCCGCGCGCGCGACACGGCGATCGTGCTGGTGGCGCTGGCCGCGCTGCTGCGCGTGGGCTATTTCGTGCATAGCGAGGTGGGCTGGGCCGAGGTCCTCCATGTGCTGTGGCTGGGCACGCTGACCATGGCGCGGGTGATCGTGCTGATTGCGCTGGCGGCGCTGGTATGGGTGCCGATCGGCATCCGCATCGGCCTGAACCCGGACCTGGCGCGCATCGCCCAACCGATCGCGCAGTTCCTGGCGGCGTTTCCGGCCAACCTGATGTTCCCGCTGGCGGTGATGCTGATCGCGCGCTTCGGGCTGAATCCGGAGATCTGGCTGAGCCCGCTGCTGATCTTCGGCACCCAGTGGTACATCCTGTTCAACGTGATCGCGGGGGCGTCGGGCATCCCCACCGAGCTCAGGCTCGCCGCGCGCAACTTCGGCCTGCGCGGCTGGCTGCTGTGGCGGCGCTTCCTGATTCCGGCGGTATTCCCGAGCCTGCTGACCGGCCTGGTGACGGCCGCGGGCGGCTCCTGGAACGCCAGCATCGTGTCCGAATACGTGACCTGGGGCGACCGCACCATCGTCGCCACCGGCCTCGGCAGCTATATCGCCGAGACCACCGCGCGCGGCGACTTCCCGCGCATTGCGCTGGGCATCGTCGTGATGGCGCTGTTCGTGGTCGGCTTCAACCGGCTGTTGTGGAACCGCCTGTACCAACTCGCGCAGGAGCGCACACGCCTGTAA
- the trpC gene encoding indole-3-glycerol phosphate synthase TrpC → MSDILQKILAVKADEVAAARKRRDLPSLRAEAESLRTEAGLAPRGFERALRDKIAGGHAGVIAEIKKASPSKGVLREQFLPEAIAESYATHGAACLSVLTDEHFFQGHADYLKRARGACPLPALRKDFMVDLYQVYEARTWGADCILLIVAALDPGLMAELEACALELGMDVLVEVHGNDELDAALRLKTPLLGVNNRNLRTFEVSLDNTLELLPRMPADKLVVTESGILGPADVQRMRDANVHAFLVGEAFMRAKEPGVELARLFG, encoded by the coding sequence ATGTCCGACATCCTGCAGAAAATCCTGGCTGTAAAGGCCGACGAAGTCGCCGCCGCGCGCAAGCGCCGCGACCTGCCCAGCCTGCGCGCCGAGGCCGAAAGCCTGCGCACCGAGGCCGGTCTCGCGCCGCGCGGCTTCGAGCGCGCGCTGCGCGACAAGATCGCCGGCGGCCACGCCGGCGTGATCGCCGAGATCAAGAAGGCGTCGCCGTCCAAGGGCGTGCTGCGCGAGCAGTTCCTGCCCGAGGCCATCGCCGAGAGCTATGCCACGCACGGCGCGGCCTGCCTGTCGGTGCTGACCGACGAGCACTTCTTCCAGGGCCACGCCGACTACCTGAAGCGCGCCCGCGGCGCCTGCCCGCTGCCGGCGCTGCGCAAGGACTTCATGGTCGACCTGTACCAGGTCTATGAAGCGCGCACCTGGGGGGCCGACTGCATCCTGCTGATCGTCGCGGCGCTGGACCCTGGCCTGATGGCGGAGCTGGAAGCGTGCGCGCTCGAACTCGGCATGGACGTGCTGGTGGAAGTGCACGGCAACGATGAGCTCGACGCCGCGCTGCGGCTGAAGACGCCGCTGCTGGGCGTGAACAACCGCAACCTGCGCACCTTCGAGGTGTCGCTGGACAACACCCTCGAGCTGCTGCCGCGCATGCCGGCCGACAAGCTGGTGGTGACCGAGTCCGGCATCCTCGGGCCGGCGGACGTGCAGCGCATGCGCGATGCCAATGTGCATGCGTTCCTGGTGGGCGAGGCCTTCATGCGGGCGAAGGAGCCGGGGGTGGAGCTGGCGCGTTTGTTTGGGTGA
- the gph gene encoding phosphoglycolate phosphatase (PGP is an essential enzyme in the glycolate salvage pathway in higher organisms (photorespiration in plants). Phosphoglycolate results from the oxidase activity of RubisCO in the Calvin cycle when concentrations of carbon dioxide are low relative to oxygen. This enzyme is a member of the Haloacid Dehalogenase (HAD) superfamily of aspartate-nucleophile hydrolase enzymes (PF00702).), which produces MTAGMALRRTDWSGIEGVIVDLDGTMVDTAGDFHASINAMLLALGRQHPNLGPVAPMSGQEIVSYVGKGSENLIRRVLDARFSPLHANGLFADAYALYDREYIRINGQFSQVYPGVRDGLAAMKAAGLRLACVTNKPYSFTEPLLAKTGLAPYFELVYGGDAFQLRKPDPFPLLKVAEVFRLDPSAMAALGDSENDAQAARAAGMGVLLVPYGYNHGNPVQAVEADGIVDTIAHAAALFAAHRAGHR; this is translated from the coding sequence ATGACGGCGGGCATGGCACTGCGCCGCACCGACTGGAGCGGCATCGAAGGCGTGATCGTCGACCTGGACGGCACCATGGTCGATACGGCGGGCGACTTCCACGCCTCGATCAACGCCATGCTGCTGGCGCTGGGCCGCCAGCACCCCAACCTGGGGCCGGTGGCGCCGATGTCCGGGCAGGAGATCGTCAGCTACGTCGGCAAGGGCTCGGAAAACCTGATCCGGCGCGTGCTCGACGCGCGCTTCTCGCCGCTGCACGCCAACGGCCTGTTTGCCGATGCCTACGCGCTCTACGACCGCGAGTACATCCGCATCAACGGCCAGTTCTCGCAGGTCTACCCAGGCGTGCGCGACGGGCTGGCGGCGATGAAAGCGGCCGGCCTGCGGCTGGCCTGCGTGACCAACAAGCCCTACAGCTTCACCGAGCCGCTGCTGGCCAAGACCGGGCTGGCGCCGTATTTCGAGCTGGTCTACGGCGGCGACGCGTTCCAGCTGCGCAAGCCCGACCCCTTCCCGCTGCTCAAGGTGGCGGAGGTGTTCCGGCTCGATCCGTCGGCGATGGCGGCCCTCGGCGACTCGGAAAACGACGCCCAGGCGGCGCGCGCGGCGGGCATGGGCGTGCTGCTGGTGCCCTATGGCTACAACCATGGCAATCCTGTACAAGCCGTCGAGGCCGATGGTATAGTCGACACCATTGCCCACGCCGCAGCGCTGTTTGCGGCACACCGGGCAGGTCATCGCTAG
- a CDS encoding aminodeoxychorismate/anthranilate synthase component II → MLLMIDNYDSFTYNLVQYFGELGVDVRTYRNDEITIEEIEAMKPDHICVSPGPCSPREAGISVAALQHFAGKVPMLGVCLGHQAIGEAFGGKVIRAKQVMHGKVSTIETTQQGVFSGLPRHFDVTRYHSLAIERETLPDCLEITAWTPDGEIMGVRHKTLAVEGVQFHPESILSEHGHAMLANFVKAPR, encoded by the coding sequence ATGCTGCTGATGATCGACAACTACGATTCGTTCACCTACAACCTGGTGCAGTACTTTGGCGAACTGGGCGTGGACGTGCGCACCTACCGCAACGACGAGATCACCATCGAAGAGATCGAGGCGATGAAGCCCGACCATATCTGCGTTTCGCCGGGCCCGTGCAGCCCCAGGGAAGCCGGCATCTCGGTGGCGGCGCTGCAGCACTTTGCCGGCAAGGTGCCGATGCTGGGCGTGTGCCTGGGCCACCAGGCCATCGGCGAAGCCTTCGGCGGCAAGGTGATCCGCGCCAAGCAGGTGATGCACGGCAAGGTCAGCACCATCGAGACCACGCAGCAGGGCGTGTTCTCAGGTCTGCCCAGGCACTTCGACGTGACGCGCTATCATTCCCTGGCGATCGAGCGCGAGACCTTGCCCGATTGCCTGGAGATCACCGCCTGGACCCCGGACGGCGAAATCATGGGCGTGCGCCACAAGACGCTCGCCGTCGAAGGCGTGCAGTTCCATCCCGAGTCGATCCTGTCCGAGCACGGCCATGCGATGCTGGCCAACTTCGTCAAGGCGCCGCGATGA
- a CDS encoding CYTH domain-containing protein, protein MPQEIELKLAVPDAALAPLAAWLDAHGQPQGEATLLNVYLDTPRRNLAQARAALRLRRKGEQWLQTLKTAGSSQGGLATRHEWETAIAGEAIELRTFPAEAQAVLAPLIGSLAPVFRTDFIRRTWIVTQDDARIEAALDTGTITAPASAAQERIQELELEWLDGDAAHAAEALRAFAARLAAVAALAPSDLSKAARGYRLAGIAEGKAS, encoded by the coding sequence ATGCCCCAGGAAATCGAACTCAAACTCGCCGTCCCCGACGCCGCCCTGGCCCCGCTGGCCGCCTGGCTCGACGCCCACGGCCAGCCGCAAGGCGAAGCCACGCTGCTCAACGTCTACCTCGACACGCCCCGGCGCAACCTGGCGCAGGCGCGCGCCGCGCTGCGCCTGCGCCGCAAGGGCGAGCAGTGGCTGCAGACGCTGAAGACCGCCGGCAGCAGCCAGGGCGGCCTGGCCACGCGGCATGAGTGGGAGACCGCCATCGCCGGCGAGGCCATCGAACTGCGAACGTTTCCCGCCGAGGCGCAAGCCGTGCTGGCGCCGCTGATCGGCAGCCTGGCCCCGGTGTTCCGCACCGACTTCATCCGCCGCACCTGGATCGTGACGCAGGACGACGCGCGGATCGAAGCCGCGCTCGACACCGGCACCATCACTGCCCCGGCCAGTGCCGCGCAGGAGCGCATCCAGGAACTCGAGCTGGAATGGCTCGATGGCGACGCCGCGCACGCCGCCGAGGCGCTGCGTGCCTTCGCCGCGCGGCTTGCCGCCGTGGCGGCGCTGGCGCCGTCGGACCTGAGCAAGGCTGCGCGGGGCTACCGCCTGGCCGGGATCGCCGAGGGCAAGGCGTCATAA
- a CDS encoding ABC transporter ATP-binding protein produces MAENIATPTAAAVIELRGVGKVFRTASQSHRAVLEGVDLTLREGEIVAMLGKSGSGKSTLLRIMAGLVGADRGEVRFRDQRLAGTAEGIAMVFQSFALFPWLTVQQNVELGLEAQGVPRTERERRAEAAIDMIGLAGFNSALPRELSGGMRQRVGIARALVTEPDLLLMDEAFSALDVLTGETLRDEMLALWASGRANIRSILIVSHNIEEAVMMADRIVILSSDPGRIRAEVPVALPRPRNRDSAQVRALVDQIYALMTAPAAEARVPAPAREIGYRLPDADISQMEAILNLLCEAPFQGRADLPHLADKAGLTDDELLPACEALQLVQLVSIEAGDIAATDAGRAYYAAGPQQRKAIFGRQLLANVALAAHVRRELVASEAGEIREEQVLEELEQFLKPAEAERVLSVAIGWGRYGEIFEYSYHSGMLTLPEDEGAGHGA; encoded by the coding sequence ATGGCAGAGAACATTGCAACCCCCACCGCCGCGGCGGTGATCGAACTGCGCGGCGTCGGCAAGGTCTTCCGCACCGCCAGCCAGAGCCACCGCGCCGTGCTCGAAGGCGTGGACCTGACGCTGCGCGAGGGCGAGATCGTCGCCATGCTGGGCAAGTCCGGCTCGGGCAAGTCCACGCTGCTGCGCATCATGGCGGGGCTGGTCGGCGCCGACCGGGGCGAGGTGCGATTCCGCGACCAGCGCCTGGCCGGCACCGCCGAAGGCATCGCCATGGTGTTCCAGTCCTTCGCGCTGTTTCCGTGGCTGACGGTACAGCAGAACGTCGAGCTGGGACTGGAGGCGCAGGGCGTGCCCAGAACCGAGCGCGAACGCCGCGCCGAAGCCGCGATCGACATGATCGGCCTGGCCGGCTTCAACAGCGCGCTGCCGCGCGAGCTGTCGGGCGGCATGCGCCAGCGCGTGGGGATTGCGCGCGCGCTGGTGACCGAGCCCGACCTGCTGCTGATGGATGAAGCGTTCTCGGCGCTGGACGTGCTGACCGGCGAGACCCTGCGCGACGAGATGCTGGCGCTGTGGGCAAGCGGGCGCGCCAATATCCGCAGCATCCTGATCGTTTCGCACAATATCGAGGAAGCGGTGATGATGGCCGACCGCATCGTGATCCTGTCGAGCGACCCGGGCCGCATCCGCGCCGAAGTGCCGGTGGCGCTGCCGCGCCCGCGCAACCGCGACAGTGCGCAGGTACGCGCGCTGGTCGACCAGATCTACGCGCTGATGACGGCCCCGGCGGCCGAGGCGCGCGTGCCCGCGCCCGCGCGCGAGATCGGCTACCGGCTGCCGGACGCCGACATCAGCCAGATGGAAGCCATCCTGAACCTGCTGTGCGAAGCCCCGTTCCAGGGCCGCGCCGACCTGCCCCACCTGGCCGACAAGGCCGGCCTGACCGACGACGAACTGCTGCCGGCCTGCGAAGCGCTGCAGCTGGTGCAGCTGGTGTCGATCGAGGCCGGCGACATCGCCGCCACCGACGCGGGCCGCGCCTACTACGCCGCCGGCCCGCAGCAGCGCAAGGCCATCTTCGGGCGGCAACTGCTGGCCAACGTCGCGCTGGCCGCGCATGTGCGCCGCGAGCTGGTGGCGAGCGAAGCCGGCGAGATCCGCGAGGAGCAGGTGCTCGAGGAACTGGAGCAATTCCTCAAGCCGGCGGAGGCCGAACGCGTGCTGAGCGTGGCGATCGGTTGGGGGCGGTATGGGGAAATCTTCGAGTACAGCTACCACAGCGGGATGCTGACGTTGCCGGAGGATGAGGGGGCGGGGCACGGCGCGTGA
- the rpe gene encoding ribulose-phosphate 3-epimerase encodes MTQPTFRIAPSILSADFARLGEEVRRVTEAGADWIHFDVMDNHYVPNLTVGPLVCEAIRPHVTAPIDVHLMVRPVDRIIPDFAKAGANIITFHPEASEHIDRSLALIRDNGCQAGLVFNPATPLHHLDHVMDRLDVILLMSVNPGFGGQSFIPETLNKLRAVRQRIDEYTARTGRTILLEVDGGVKVDNIAEIAAAGADTFVAGSAVFGKPDADGGYRGIISALRSELAKAGQ; translated from the coding sequence ATGACCCAGCCCACCTTCCGCATCGCCCCCTCCATCCTGTCCGCCGACTTCGCCCGCCTGGGCGAGGAAGTCCGCCGCGTGACCGAGGCCGGCGCCGACTGGATCCACTTCGACGTGATGGACAACCATTACGTGCCCAACCTGACCGTGGGCCCGTTGGTGTGCGAGGCGATCCGTCCCCACGTGACCGCGCCCATCGACGTGCACCTGATGGTGCGCCCGGTGGACCGGATCATCCCGGACTTTGCCAAGGCCGGCGCCAATATCATCACCTTCCACCCGGAAGCCAGCGAACACATCGACCGCTCGCTCGCGCTGATCCGGGATAACGGCTGCCAGGCGGGCCTGGTATTCAACCCGGCCACCCCGCTGCACCACCTGGACCACGTGATGGACCGGCTGGACGTGATCCTGCTGATGTCGGTCAACCCGGGTTTCGGCGGCCAGTCGTTCATCCCCGAGACACTGAACAAGCTGCGCGCGGTGCGCCAGCGCATCGACGAATACACCGCGCGCACCGGCCGCACCATCCTGCTGGAAGTGGACGGCGGCGTGAAGGTCGACAATATCGCCGAGATTGCCGCGGCCGGCGCCGACACCTTCGTGGCGGGCTCGGCGGTGTTCGGCAAGCCGGACGCCGACGGCGGCTACCGCGGCATCATCTCGGCGCTGCGCAGCGAACTGGCCAAGGCCGGCCAATGA
- the trpE gene encoding anthranilate synthase component I — translation MTELEFKSLADQGYNRIPLIAEAFADLETPLSLYLKLAQSQTRGVNTFLLESVVGGERFGRYSFIGLHARTLLRAYGNRTEVVTDGKVVETHEGNPLDFIAEFESRFKVALRPGLPRFCGGLAGYFGYDAVRYIEKKLASTQKPDDLNLPDIQLLLCEELAVIDNLSGKLYLIVYADPTTPEAYSRARQRLRELRMKLRQPVDVPVTSPSVQTEVYREFAKADYLAAVHKAKEYIMAGDMMQVQIGQRLVKPYRDAPLSLYRALRSLNPSPYMYFYNFGDFQVVGASPEILVRQEARKVGANGDTRTEHIVTIRPLAGTRPRGNTPDKDAQLATELLNDPKEIAEHVMLIDLARNDIGRIAETGSVKVTDKMVIEKYSHVQHIVSSVEGTLREGMSNLDVLRATFPAGTLSGAPKVHAMEIIDELEPRKRGIYGGAVGYLSFGGEMDLAIAIRTGIVKDGNLYVQAAAGIVADSDPEAEWRETEAKARAVIRAAEQVQDGLDSDI, via the coding sequence ATGACCGAACTGGAATTCAAATCGCTGGCCGACCAGGGCTACAACCGCATCCCGCTGATCGCCGAGGCCTTTGCCGACCTGGAAACGCCGCTGTCGCTGTACCTGAAGCTGGCCCAGTCGCAGACCCGCGGCGTCAACACCTTCCTGCTCGAATCGGTGGTGGGCGGCGAGCGCTTCGGCCGCTATTCCTTCATCGGCCTGCATGCGCGCACGCTGCTGCGCGCCTACGGCAACCGCACCGAGGTGGTGACTGACGGCAAGGTGGTGGAAACCCACGAAGGCAATCCCCTCGATTTCATCGCCGAGTTCGAGAGCCGCTTCAAGGTGGCGCTGCGCCCCGGCCTGCCGCGCTTCTGCGGCGGCCTGGCCGGCTACTTCGGCTACGACGCGGTCCGCTATATCGAGAAGAAGCTCGCCAGCACGCAGAAGCCCGACGACCTGAACCTGCCCGACATCCAGCTGCTGCTGTGCGAAGAGCTGGCGGTGATCGACAACCTGTCGGGCAAGCTCTACCTGATCGTCTACGCCGACCCGACCACGCCGGAGGCCTATTCGCGCGCACGCCAGCGCCTGCGCGAACTGCGCATGAAGCTGCGCCAGCCGGTCGACGTGCCGGTGACCAGCCCGTCGGTGCAGACCGAGGTCTACCGCGAATTCGCCAAGGCCGACTACCTGGCCGCGGTGCACAAGGCCAAGGAATACATCATGGCCGGCGACATGATGCAGGTGCAGATCGGCCAGCGCCTGGTCAAGCCCTATCGCGACGCGCCGCTGTCGCTGTACCGCGCGCTGCGCTCGCTGAATCCGTCGCCGTACATGTACTTCTACAACTTCGGCGACTTCCAGGTGGTGGGCGCGTCGCCGGAAATCCTGGTGCGCCAGGAAGCGCGCAAGGTGGGCGCCAACGGCGACACCCGCACCGAACACATCGTTACCATCCGCCCGCTGGCCGGTACGCGCCCGCGCGGCAATACGCCGGACAAGGACGCGCAGCTGGCCACCGAGCTGCTCAACGACCCGAAGGAGATCGCCGAGCACGTGATGCTGATCGACCTGGCGCGGAATGACATCGGCCGCATTGCCGAGACCGGTTCGGTCAAGGTCACCGACAAGATGGTGATCGAGAAATACTCGCACGTGCAGCATATCGTCAGCTCGGTCGAAGGCACGCTGCGCGAGGGCATGAGCAACCTCGACGTGCTGCGCGCGACCTTCCCGGCCGGCACGCTGTCGGGCGCGCCCAAGGTCCATGCGATGGAAATCATCGACGAACTCGAGCCGCGCAAGCGCGGCATCTATGGCGGCGCGGTGGGCTACCTGTCGTTCGGCGGCGAGATGGACCTGGCCATCGCCATCCGCACCGGCATCGTCAAGGACGGCAACCTCTACGTGCAGGCCGCCGCTGGCATCGTTGCCGATTCGGATCCCGAAGCCGAATGGAGGGAAACCGAGGCCAAGGCGCGCGCCGTGATCCGCGCCGCCGAGCAGGTCCAGGATGGCCTGGACTCCGACATCTGA
- a CDS encoding uracil-DNA glycosylase, producing MQADLFAADAPRAPGEPSPAASLQAQADALPAAWRALLEPCIAVPAWRELAAFVDGERAAGKPVFPHHVFHALHLTPPDAVKVVILGQDPYHGTGTVGGVEQPQAHGLAFSVPEGIKVPPSLRNIFKEIAAEFGADGNCPPRTSGNLEGWARQGVLLLNTVLTVEQGQAASHARRGWEAVTDCLIQHLAASQPNLVFMLWGSHAQAKKPLLGAGHCVLEAPHPSPLSAHRGFLGCGHFREANRWLETHGRTAIDWTAA from the coding sequence ATGCAAGCCGATCTCTTTGCCGCCGACGCGCCCCGCGCGCCCGGCGAACCCTCTCCCGCCGCCAGCCTGCAAGCGCAGGCCGATGCCTTGCCCGCCGCCTGGCGCGCCTTGCTCGAGCCCTGCATCGCCGTGCCGGCGTGGCGCGAGCTGGCCGCCTTCGTCGACGGCGAACGCGCCGCCGGCAAGCCGGTGTTCCCGCACCATGTCTTCCACGCGCTGCACCTGACGCCGCCCGACGCGGTCAAGGTTGTGATCCTGGGCCAGGATCCCTACCACGGCACCGGCACGGTTGGCGGCGTGGAGCAGCCGCAGGCGCACGGGCTCGCCTTCTCGGTGCCGGAAGGCATCAAGGTGCCGCCCAGCCTGCGCAACATCTTCAAGGAGATCGCCGCGGAATTCGGCGCCGACGGCAACTGCCCGCCGCGCACTTCCGGCAACCTGGAAGGCTGGGCGCGCCAGGGCGTGCTGCTGCTCAACACCGTGCTGACGGTCGAGCAGGGCCAGGCCGCCAGCCATGCGCGGCGCGGCTGGGAAGCCGTCACCGATTGCCTGATCCAGCACCTCGCCGCGAGCCAGCCGAACCTGGTGTTCATGCTGTGGGGCAGCCATGCGCAGGCCAAGAAGCCGCTGCTAGGCGCCGGCCACTGCGTGCTGGAAGCGCCGCACCCGTCGCCGTTGTCGGCGCACCGGGGCTTCCTCGGCTGCGGCCACTTTCGCGAAGCCAACCGCTGGCTGGAAACGCACGGCCGCACGGCGATCGACTGGACCGCCGCCTAG
- the trpD gene encoding anthranilate phosphoribosyltransferase gives MITPQEALTRCIEHREIFHDEMLHLMRQIMQAQISPVMAAAILTGLRVKKETIGEISAAAQVMREFANKVVVKDREHFVDIVGTGGDGSHTFNISTASMFVAAAAGAKIAKHGNRGVSSKSGSADVLEALGVNIMLTPEQVGQCIEETGIGFMFAPTHHPAMKNVAPIRKEMGVRTIFNILGPLTNPADAPNILMGVFHPDLVGIQVRVMQRLGAQHAIVVYGKDGMDEVSLGAATLVGELKDGEVREYEIHPEDFGLSMISNRGLKVADAAESKDMLLEALSNAPGTPREIVSLNAGTALYAANVADSVEDGIRRAREAIASGAARQKLDAFVRATQQFK, from the coding sequence ATGATCACGCCGCAAGAAGCCCTGACGCGCTGTATCGAACACCGCGAAATCTTCCATGACGAGATGCTGCACCTGATGCGGCAGATCATGCAGGCGCAGATCTCGCCGGTGATGGCCGCCGCGATCCTGACCGGGCTGCGCGTCAAGAAGGAAACCATCGGCGAGATCTCGGCCGCCGCGCAGGTGATGCGCGAGTTCGCCAACAAGGTGGTGGTGAAGGACCGCGAACACTTTGTCGATATCGTCGGCACCGGCGGCGACGGCTCGCACACCTTCAATATCTCGACCGCGTCGATGTTCGTCGCCGCCGCCGCGGGCGCGAAGATCGCCAAGCACGGCAACCGCGGCGTCAGCTCCAAGTCGGGCAGCGCCGACGTGCTGGAGGCGCTGGGCGTGAACATCATGCTGACGCCCGAGCAGGTCGGCCAGTGCATCGAAGAAACCGGCATCGGCTTCATGTTCGCGCCCACCCACCATCCCGCGATGAAGAACGTCGCGCCGATCCGCAAGGAAATGGGCGTGCGCACCATCTTCAACATCCTGGGCCCGCTGACCAATCCGGCCGATGCGCCCAACATCCTGATGGGCGTGTTCCACCCCGACCTGGTCGGCATCCAGGTGCGGGTGATGCAGCGCCTGGGCGCGCAGCACGCCATCGTGGTGTACGGCAAGGACGGCATGGACGAGGTCTCGCTCGGCGCCGCGACGCTGGTGGGCGAACTGAAGGACGGCGAAGTGCGCGAGTACGAGATCCACCCCGAAGACTTCGGCTTGTCGATGATCTCCAACCGCGGCCTGAAGGTGGCCGATGCCGCCGAATCGAAGGACATGCTGCTCGAGGCGCTGTCCAACGCGCCGGGCACCCCGCGCGAAATCGTGTCGCTGAACGCCGGCACCGCGCTGTACGCCGCCAACGTGGCGGACTCGGTCGAGGACGGCATCCGCCGCGCGCGCGAAGCCATCGCCAGCGGCGCGGCCCGGCAGAAGCTCGACGCCTTCGTGCGGGCCACGCAGCAGTTCAAGTAA
- a CDS encoding acylphosphatase, whose amino-acid sequence MNKATWRLVAHGRVQGVGYRAACADAADELGLGGWVRNRADGTVEVMAHGTLKQLEALQAWMETGPPAAQVAFVEVGRGEGEFAGFEFRPTV is encoded by the coding sequence ATGAACAAGGCAACATGGCGCCTGGTCGCGCACGGGCGCGTGCAGGGCGTGGGCTATCGCGCCGCCTGCGCCGACGCGGCGGACGAACTCGGGCTGGGCGGCTGGGTGCGCAACCGGGCCGACGGCACCGTCGAGGTGATGGCGCACGGCACGCTCAAGCAGCTGGAAGCGCTGCAGGCGTGGATGGAAACCGGCCCGCCGGCGGCGCAGGTTGCGTTTGTCGAGGTCGGGCGCGGGGAAGGGGAGTTTGCCGGCTTCGAGTTCCGGCCGACGGTCTAA